Below is a genomic region from Zea mays cultivar B73 chromosome 9, Zm-B73-REFERENCE-NAM-5.0, whole genome shotgun sequence.
TCAAGCCTGAGAACATCCTCCTCGACGCGGAGTTCCGCATGAAGATCGCGGACTTCGGCATGGCGAAGCTTCTCGGGCGGGAGTTCAGCTCCGCGCTAACCACGATCCGGGGGACCATGGGGTATCTCGCGCCGGAGTGGGTGTCTGGGCAGCCTATCATCAAGAAGGAAGACATCTACAGTTTTGGCATCGTGCTTCTGGAAATAATCTCAGGGAGAAGGAAGACCAGGAGACTGAAATCTGGAAGCCATCGGTATTTCCCCCTCTATGCTGCTGCCCAGCTGAACGAGGGGAACGTGCTGTGCTTGCTGGACCCTAGGCTGGAAGGGCATGCCGATGTCAGGGAGCTTGACGTTGCTTGCAGAGTTGCATGCTGGTGCATCCAGGACGAGGAGAACGACAGGCCATCCATGGCCCAAGTTGTTTGTATGCTGGAAGGTGTTGTAGACACTCAGATTCCTCCAGTTCCGTCTTTGTTCAATGACCTTATTGACGGTGACAACAGCAGCACATGTTCCGAAGAAGGCTAATGTTTTTCTTTTCTATATGCCAACAATTCATTAGGATAGTTTATtgtatctctactactctataaaagTCTAAAGTAGGCGTCCACACCCCATGGTGTAGCACACCCCCACCCCCGCGATGCCCGCCCACGCCTCCCCGTGATTCCAGCCGGCAAACGCCGCGTGAATCCCGCCCCACGATGCAACCCCCTGTCCCCCGTCCCCACCCCTCGCCCTCTTCCTCCCCATGTTGCCGCTACCCAACAATGTCTCAGATCGCCCTCTACCTCCACCTCCGATGCCGCGTCAGTAAGGAAACGGGCGAAGCGCTCAGAGTCTAGGCGGGGCCGGTGATGATTCAACGCTCAAAAGAGGCCCTGTAGGCAGCGTCAGACGGCAGTGGCGATTGACACGATCTTGGAACAGGCCTTCATCGAGGTCAGAGCCGGCGCGCGGTGGTCTCCTCGGTCGGCACTGTGGTCGGCCTCGTCTGTACGAAAGGTTCGACACTGCTTCCCCTTTCCTTGACCTTTGAATATGAAATGTGTAGATTTGTGCAATGGCATGATCTATGAAATGGTTGTTCCTTGATCAGTGAATATGAAATGGCTAGATCTGTCAAATGCCTTGTTCTATGTAAAAATTTGTTCCTTGAATACGATGAGTACTACGATGCCAGCGCTTTCCACTTGTGTACACAGAAATTGTTTTGTTGATGACGACCAAAAGTATGCGCTAACTCA
It encodes:
- the LOC118473301 gene encoding G-type lectin S-receptor-like serine/threonine-protein kinase At2g19130, giving the protein MKIADFGMAKLLGREFSSALTTIRGTMGYLAPEWVSGQPIIKKEDIYSFGIVLLEIISGRRKTRRLKSGSHRYFPLYAAAQLNEGNVLCLLDPRLEGHADVRELDVACRVACWCIQDEENDRPSMAQVVCMLEGVVDTQIPPVPSLFNDLIDGDNSSTCSEEG